TGTCTTTATCAGATATGGTGACAAGGATAGTACCCTGCTTAGCAAACTCAAAACCTGCTGCCAAAAAGGCTTTGTACATAGATTTGGTATAATCCCTATCAAGTCCTAAAACTTCACCTGTTGATTTCATCTCAGGACCTAAAGAAGTTTCCACATCCAAAAGTTTTGCAAAAGAGAATACCGGCATTTTTACAGCTGATAAGTTGGTCGGTGTATAAAGCCCCCCGCAGTACCCCTGCTCTGAAATAGTTTTACCAAGCATACACTGGGTAGCTATATCAATAAGTGGAATATCGCTAACCTTACTGACAAAAGGAACTGTTCGGCTAGATCTTGGGTTTACCTCTAATACGTACACTTCATCTTCGTAAACAACATACTGTATATTTATTACACCTATTATATTCAATTCTCTTGCAAGTTTTGTTGTATAATCGACTAATTTGTCGAGAACTTTGTCAGAAAAAGTCCTTGCCGGGTAAACAGCAGTACTATCACCTGAGTGAATCCCCGCCATTTCAATATGTTCCATTACCCCGGGTATCAATACTTCATTACCATCGCTTACTGCATCAACTTCTACTTCTCTACCTCTTAGATATGAATCAACAAGAACAGGGTAATCAGGTGAAACTTTAACTGCCATTTCTAGATACTCTTTTAACTCCTCTAAACTGTCAACTATTTCCATTGCTCTTCCGCCTAGTACATAAGACGGACGGACAAGAACAGGGAAACCAAGACTTTTTGCTATGTTTTCTGCTTCTTTTTGGCTTCTAGCTGTTTCTCCTTTTGGATAAGGTATATCTAATTTGGTTAGTACTTCACCAAACTTCTCCCTATCTTCTGCTAAATCCATATTTTCTACGTTTGTGCCAAGGATTTCTACTCCTCTCTCCATCAAAGGGCGTGCCAGGTTGATTGATGTCTGTCCACCAAACTGTACTATTACTCCCTTAGGTTCTTCTTTTTCTATAACATTCATTACATCTTCAACATCCAAAGGCTCAAAGTAAAGCTTATCTGAAACATCATGATCCGTACTTACAGTTTCAGGATTATTGTTAATAACTATTGACTTAACTCCTGCTTTATTTAGACTCCAGGCCGAATGCACTGAGCAATAATCAAATTCAATACCCTGGCCAATTCTAATTGGTCCTGAACCTATAACTACAACTTTATCTTCCTTTGACTCTTCAGTATTATTGTTTTCTTCTTTTTCTTCACCTTCATCAAAATATGATGAATAGTAATAAGATGAAATTTCCGAGTAGCCTTTTCCTCCAGAGAATGCATCTACTTTCTTAAACTCTGGAGTTATATCATATTCTTTTCTTAAGTTTGTAATTTCGGTTAAAGTTTTATCTGTAAGCCTGGCAATTCTTTTATCACTAAATCCTTTATATTTTACCTCTTTCATTAACTCTTTTGAAATCTGTTCATCACTAACAGAATATTTTTCTAATTCTTTTTCTAACTCTATAAGCTCCTCTAGCTTCTCCAAGAAAAAGTCAGATACCCAGGTACTCTTTTTAATATCTTCAAGGTTATATCCTCGCCTAAAAGCTTCTGTTATACACCACAGGCGCCTGTCATCTGGTTTTTCCAAAACTTCTTCAATCTTTTCATCTGTCCATTCTGATAATTCGTCCATTTTTAGATCATCAATTGATTGTTCAAGGGATCTAATGGCTTTTAGAAGGGCAATTTCAAAATTATTACCTAATGACATAACTTCTCCGGTAGCTTTCATCTGGGTGCCAAGGGTTCTATTTGCAGATTCAAATTTGTCAAAGGGCCACCTTGGAATTTTTAAGACAGTGTATTTTACATCTGGTTCTACATCTGCAGTTATCTGGGGAAAGACTTCATTTTTGATTTCTTTTAAAGTATATCCTAGAGAAATCTTTGTTGCCACCCTCGCAATTGGATAACTTGTAGCTTTACTAGCAAGGGCACTAGACCTACTTAGTCTAGGGTTTACTTCAATAACATAGTACTCTTTTGTCTCAGAATTAAGAGCAAACTGAATATTACATCCACCTTCAATATTTAATTCTCTAATTATATTAAATGAAGCTTCTCTAAGCATTTTTTGTTCTTCATCAGTAAGCGTCTGGGAAGGTGCCGCTACAATACTATCTCCCGTATGAACTCCAACAGGGTCAAAATTTTCCATGTCACATACTATCATACAGTTATCAGAAGAGTCCCTGATAACTTCGTATTCGATTTCTTTCCAGCCATAAACACTCTTTTCTATTAGAAGCTGTTTAATCATACTGTAATATAATCCTCTAGAGGCCGTTTGCTCTAGTTCCTCTTCATTATAAGCAATTCCACCACCGGTACCACCAAGAGTATATGCAGGTCTAACAATAACGGGGAAACCTATCTTCCTGGCAAAATCTAACGCTTCTTCTTTAGTTGATACAATAGTACTTTCAGGGATTGGCTCATTTAGCTTAATCATTGTATCCCTAAAAAGATTTCTATCTTCTGCTTTACTAATAGCTTCCAAAGGTGTTCCAAGCAGTTTTACATTATATCTTTCTAAGACTCCGCTTTTAGAGAGTTCCTCTGCCATGTTTAGTCCAACTTGTCCACCTAGAGTGGACAAAAGTCCGTCTGGTCGTTCTGTCATAATAATTTCTTCTATATATTCTTTGTTCAAAGGTTCTAAGTATACTTTATGAGCCATTTCTTTGTCAGTCATAATCGTAGCAGGATTGGAGTTTACTAATACAACTTCAATTCCTTCTTCTTTTAATGTTCTACAAGCCTGGGTACCTGCATAATCAAACTCAGCTGCTTGTCCGATTATTATTGGTCCAGAACCTATAACAAGTACTTTCTTAATTCCATCAATCTTTGGCATTTTTATTCACCTCTTCATCAATATATTTTATTTCCCCTTCTACCATAGTCATTACCGGCCAACCTTTGAGTTCTTTGCCAATATATGGATTATTTTTGCCTATTGATGTTAAATCTTCTTTTATGACTTCTTTTGTTTCATCTAAATCAATTACGGTCAAATCTGCCACAGCACCAACTTCTATGCTAGGTATATTTAACCCAAGTGCCTTAGCAGGATTGACAGTATATTTTTCTATTATTTGTTCTAAAGAAAGGGATTTTTGATGGTATAGATAAGTAAATGTCACAGGCAGGGCTGTTTCTATACCGGAAATTCCAAAGGGGGCATAATCATACTCAACTTCTTTTTCGTGTCTTGCATGAGGAGCATGATCAGATGCTATTATATCAAAGATTCCATCTTTCAAACCTTCTATTATAGCTTCTACATCATCTTCTGATCTTAAAGGAGGTTTAACTTTTGTAGAAGTATCAAAGCTCACTACTGCTTCATGAGTTAAGCTAAAATGATGAGGGCAAACTTCTGCAGTTACAAGTAGACCTTTATCTTTAGCCTTACGTATTAACTCTACACCTTCTCTTGTACTTATATGACAGATATGAAGCCTAGCGCCAGTAAGAGCTGCAAGCTTAATATCTCTGTCTACAATAATATCTTCTGCTTCATTAGGCATACCTTTTAGACCAAGGATAGTACTATAATAACCTTCATTAATCTGTCCCTTAGAGACAAGGGCCTCATCTTCACAGTGAGTTAGTACAGGTAGATCATAGTTTTTGGCATATTCAAGGGAGCGACGCATTACAAGAGAGTTCATTACAGTATCGCCGTCATCTGATAAGCCAACAACCCCTGATTCTTTTAGTTCACCGTATTCTGCAATTTTTTCACCTTTTCTCTCCTTAGTAATGCAGCCTATAGGAAGGACATGACAGTTATCAGCTTCCTTTGCTTTTTCTATAATATATTTAACTGTTGCAGCTTTATCAGCTGGCGGATCAGTATTTGGCATAGCACACACAGATGTGAATCCGCCTTTCACTGCAGCTTTAGTTCCTGATTCTATAGTTTCTTTTGCTTCAAAACCCGGCTCTCGTAAATGAACATGCATATCAATAAATCCAGGTGCCAAAACTTTTCCTTCAAGGTTATAAACTTCATATTCAGTTGAATCTTTATTTACTTCTGTTCCTTCATTTATTTCTTTTATCCTTCCCTTTTCAATCACAACACTGCCAACAAAGTCAGCTGATGATGATGGATCGACTATCCTAACATTGTTAAGAATTTTGGGCTTCATCATATTCGCCTCCCATCAAATATAGTAAAGCCATTCTTATAGCCACCCCACCAGTAACCTGCTCATCGATTACTGAGTTTTCACTATCATAAACTTCAGGGGATATTTCAATACCTCTATTTATTGGACCTGGGTGCATAATCATCAAACTATCTTTAGCATGTTTTAGTTTTTCTTTGTTAAGCCCATAATATTTCGCATATTCTCTAGATGATGGGAAAAAACTTTCATCCTGTCTTTCAAACTGTACTCTTAAAGCCATCATAACATCTGCAAACTGAAGTGCATCTTCAAGGGAGCTTGTAACATTTACACCCATTTTTTTAATCTCAACGGGAAGCAAAGTATTCGGTGCACAAAGAGTTACTTTTGCCCCCATTTTTATTAGTCCCCAAATATTTGATCTTGCAACTCTACTATGGGCAATGTCACCTAGAATAACAACGTTTAAACCTTCAAAAGACTTAAACTTTTTTCGCATAGTGTACATATCCAAAAGCGCCTGGGTCGGATGTGCATGACATCCATCTCCTGCGTTTAGTACCCTAGCGTTTACACTCTTAGCAAGTAACCCGGGTGCTCCGCTTACAGGGTGACGAATGATAATCATATCAACACCCATTGCTTCTAAAGTCCTCGCTGTGTCAATAAGAGTTTCACCTTTTTTTATTGAACTAACATTAGCATTCATGTTGACCATATCAGCACCCAAATACTTACCCGCTAGTTCAAAAGAAGACCTTGTCCTAGTACTTGGTTCATAAAAAAGATTGATTATGGATTTTCCTTTTAAGGTAGGTAATTTTTTAACATCCCTATAGATTATTTCCTCCATCGATTCTGCCGTGTCTAATATTGTGTTAACTTCTGCTGCCGAAAGGTCTCTCATGTTGAGCAGGTCTTTCCTACTTATAGTCATAATAATAACCCCTTTCGTTTTTGGCTATAAAAAAAGACCCTTTACCATCCGGGAGTGGCATAAGGGCCTTTAATTACAAGGTAAAAAGACACAGATCACCTTATAATAATATACTTAAAGTTACTTTAGACATCCTTATGGCCTCACCGGACCATATTAAAGGACTTTCTAAATATTTAATTTTAATGTTCAAATTACTGTTAAGCTTATATTGTACATTTTCTTATATTTTATTCTGTCTATCCTCGCAAATTATATAGTATAATTTGTTGGTAGTCAATGAAAATTTGTTTTAAATTTTTAACATATTGTAAGCTAGGTTTTTAGAATAATCTAATGGTAAACCGAGGGATTTTCTTAGCGAACTTTCTGTTAAATACTCATAATACCCCCCAGTATCTGGTTTGCTGTTAGCTTCAAAAAACCATAGCTTTCCTTTAGGGCCAACACCTATATCAAGGCCCACTTCTCCCAGATTTCCAAAAGAAGCTTCTAAAGCTAATACTAATTTTAAACTAAGTTCACTTATACTTTCCCATGTCAAAAATTTAAATGGCAATTTCTCTCCGGGACTTACTATAATCTCATCGCCTCCTACTGCAACATTAGTAACTATTCCTTCTATAGGAGCAATCCTAAAAGACACAGCAGATATCTCCCATTTTGAACTAATATTTTTTTGAATCAGAACTCTTAAATCAAATTTTCTATTATTTATTTGTCCAAGCTTTACTTCTCTTTGTATAATTGCTCCTTCTCCCAATTCTTCTCTTAAAAAATTAAATAGCATATCATAGTATCTAAACTCCTTAGTGCTAACTTTGCTGCCACCAGTTCTGCAGATAAGTCTCTCTTCTTCTTTTTTAACCTGTATTACTCCCCAGCCAAAACTTCCATAGTTACTTTTCACAAAGACACTTCCATGCTTTTCAACAGCTTTCTTAAGGCTTTCAGGTGTTAAATAGTAAGTCTTAGGCATATTATCTCGTATATCCTTAAAAAAATTTAACGCTTCAAAGGTGTTTAGTTTTCCAAAATACCTTTTTGAATTTATAACCTGCATCTCATGATTCATCCTAAGTCGTCTATTAACTTCTTTAGCAACTGGCCTTTTCTCAGGATTTAGCGGATAGGTAGCTTGATCATATAATACCTGCGGTTCGTTAAATGCCCCATCTTCCCATCTTTTATTACTATGATTATAAAAACAGCTTTCTATTATATTTTCTTCTAAATTTACATTTTCAGGTTTGAAACAGTAAAATACTATTCCTTTTTCTCTTGCAAACTCTGCTGTTTTGTTTAAGTCTATGTCTTCATTGTTTTTAATAGCATCCATGGTCCCTTCTGATACAGTCATTGCAACTGTTGGTCCAAATATTAATTCATTGTAAGATAATGCTACAAGATTTAGTATAGAGTTATGAGGTAAGTTCAGGCCATTAAAGACTGAAGCGTTAATATACAAATTATTAAAGGTATCATCAA
The Natranaerofaba carboxydovora genome window above contains:
- the carB gene encoding carbamoyl-phosphate synthase large subunit, with translation MPKIDGIKKVLVIGSGPIIIGQAAEFDYAGTQACRTLKEEGIEVVLVNSNPATIMTDKEMAHKVYLEPLNKEYIEEIIMTERPDGLLSTLGGQVGLNMAEELSKSGVLERYNVKLLGTPLEAISKAEDRNLFRDTMIKLNEPIPESTIVSTKEEALDFARKIGFPVIVRPAYTLGGTGGGIAYNEEELEQTASRGLYYSMIKQLLIEKSVYGWKEIEYEVIRDSSDNCMIVCDMENFDPVGVHTGDSIVAAPSQTLTDEEQKMLREASFNIIRELNIEGGCNIQFALNSETKEYYVIEVNPRLSRSSALASKATSYPIARVATKISLGYTLKEIKNEVFPQITADVEPDVKYTVLKIPRWPFDKFESANRTLGTQMKATGEVMSLGNNFEIALLKAIRSLEQSIDDLKMDELSEWTDEKIEEVLEKPDDRRLWCITEAFRRGYNLEDIKKSTWVSDFFLEKLEELIELEKELEKYSVSDEQISKELMKEVKYKGFSDKRIARLTDKTLTEITNLRKEYDITPEFKKVDAFSGGKGYSEISSYYYSSYFDEGEEKEENNNTEESKEDKVVVIGSGPIRIGQGIEFDYCSVHSAWSLNKAGVKSIVINNNPETVSTDHDVSDKLYFEPLDVEDVMNVIEKEEPKGVIVQFGGQTSINLARPLMERGVEILGTNVENMDLAEDREKFGEVLTKLDIPYPKGETARSQKEAENIAKSLGFPVLVRPSYVLGGRAMEIVDSLEELKEYLEMAVKVSPDYPVLVDSYLRGREVEVDAVSDGNEVLIPGVMEHIEMAGIHSGDSTAVYPARTFSDKVLDKLVDYTTKLARELNIIGVINIQYVVYEDEVYVLEVNPRSSRTVPFVSKVSDIPLIDIATQCMLGKTISEQGYCGGLYTPTNLSAVKMPVFSFAKLLDVETSLGPEMKSTGEVLGLDRDYTKSMYKAFLAAGFEFAKQGTILVTISDKDKEEALPILKDFYKMGYNLLATEGTAKMLAKEDIKVEVVNKVSQGSPHVVDYIRDNKVDMVINTFTRGKKPQRDGFKIRRAGVEYGVPCVTSLDTLSTISEVLKSMVRVHPLQEYNSELDKEVYKS
- a CDS encoding dihydroorotase, with the translated sequence MKPKILNNVRIVDPSSSADFVGSVVIEKGRIKEINEGTEVNKDSTEYEVYNLEGKVLAPGFIDMHVHLREPGFEAKETIESGTKAAVKGGFTSVCAMPNTDPPADKAATVKYIIEKAKEADNCHVLPIGCITKERKGEKIAEYGELKESGVVGLSDDGDTVMNSLVMRRSLEYAKNYDLPVLTHCEDEALVSKGQINEGYYSTILGLKGMPNEAEDIIVDRDIKLAALTGARLHICHISTREGVELIRKAKDKGLLVTAEVCPHHFSLTHEAVVSFDTSTKVKPPLRSEDDVEAIIEGLKDGIFDIIASDHAPHARHEKEVEYDYAPFGISGIETALPVTFTYLYHQKSLSLEQIIEKYTVNPAKALGLNIPSIEVGAVADLTVIDLDETKEVIKEDLTSIGKNNPYIGKELKGWPVMTMVEGEIKYIDEEVNKNAKD
- a CDS encoding aspartate carbamoyltransferase catalytic subunit translates to MTISRKDLLNMRDLSAAEVNTILDTAESMEEIIYRDVKKLPTLKGKSIINLFYEPSTRTRSSFELAGKYLGADMVNMNANVSSIKKGETLIDTARTLEAMGVDMIIIRHPVSGAPGLLAKSVNARVLNAGDGCHAHPTQALLDMYTMRKKFKSFEGLNVVILGDIAHSRVARSNIWGLIKMGAKVTLCAPNTLLPVEIKKMGVNVTSSLEDALQFADVMMALRVQFERQDESFFPSSREYAKYYGLNKEKLKHAKDSLMIMHPGPINRGIEISPEVYDSENSVIDEQVTGGVAIRMALLYLMGGEYDEAQNS